A genomic window from Solanum dulcamara chromosome 11, daSolDulc1.2, whole genome shotgun sequence includes:
- the LOC129873144 gene encoding membrane protein PM19L-like isoform X3, with the protein MAVGRGGRSLMGPLLVINLVVYLIVLGLAGWSLNKYIDGEQNHPHLGGNPSTSFMLMFALIGGVMGASSMLAGFVHLRKWTCHTLATAASSAIISWSITVLAFGLVCKQIIMGGHRGKRLQTLEALITIAMVSQLLYILLLHAGIFRSRYGPVYGSYGPQH; encoded by the exons ATGGCGGTGGGAAGAGGTGGGAGAAGCCTTATGGGACCATTGTTGGTCATAAACTTAGTAGTTTATTTAATTGTACTAGGACTCGCTGGCTGGTCACTTAACAAATACATTGATGGCGAACAGAATCATCCTC ATTTAGGTGGGAATCCATCGACAAGTTTTATGTTGATGTTTGCATTGATTGGGGGAGTGATGGGTGCTTCCTCTATGCTAGCTGGATTTGTTCATCTCCGAAAATGGACGTGTCACACTTTGGCTACTGCTGCTTCTTCAGCTATCATCTCTTGGTCCATTACTGTTCTTGCTTTTGG TTTAGTTTGCAAGCAGATAATTATGGGAGGTCACAGAGGGAAACGTCTG CAAACTTTGGAAGCGTTGATCACCATAGCTATGGTGAGTCAATTACTCTATATACTGTTGCTGCACGCTGGGATCTTTCGCAGCAGGTACGGCCCTGTTTATGGTTCCTATGGACCTCAACACTAG
- the LOC129873144 gene encoding uncharacterized protein LOC129873144 isoform X1: MAVGRGGRSLMGPLLVINLVVYLIVLGLAGWSLNKYIDGEQNHPHLGGNPSTSFMLMFALIGGVMGASSMLAGFVHLRKWTCHTLATAASSAIISWSITVLAFGYSLFMIICKLNLFPKYIFKIDQLMMMQFSLQADNYGRSQRETSANFGSVDHHSYGESITLYTVAARWDLSQQVRPCLWFLWTSTLASSSQPSLLQL, encoded by the exons ATGGCGGTGGGAAGAGGTGGGAGAAGCCTTATGGGACCATTGTTGGTCATAAACTTAGTAGTTTATTTAATTGTACTAGGACTCGCTGGCTGGTCACTTAACAAATACATTGATGGCGAACAGAATCATCCTC ATTTAGGTGGGAATCCATCGACAAGTTTTATGTTGATGTTTGCATTGATTGGGGGAGTGATGGGTGCTTCCTCTATGCTAGCTGGATTTGTTCATCTCCGAAAATGGACGTGTCACACTTTGGCTACTGCTGCTTCTTCAGCTATCATCTCTTGGTCCATTACTGTTCTTGCTTTTGGGTACTCTCTATTCATGATCATTTGCAAACTCAATTTGTTTCCAAAATATATCTTTAAAATTGATCAACTGATGATGATGCAGTTTAGTTTGCAAGCAGATAATTATGGGAGGTCACAGAGGGAAACGTCTG CAAACTTTGGAAGCGTTGATCACCATAGCTATGGTGAGTCAATTACTCTATATACTGTTGCTGCACGCTGGGATCTTTCGCAGCAGGTACGGCCCTGTTTATGGTTCCTATGGACCTCAACACTAGCTTCCTCAAGTCAGCCTTCGTTGCTCCAGCTCTGA
- the LOC129873144 gene encoding membrane protein PM19L-like isoform X2, producing MAVGRGGRSLMGPLLVINLVVYLIVLGLAGWSLNKYIDGEQNHPHLGGNPSTSFMLMFALIGGVMGASSMLAGFVHLRKWTCHTLATAASSAIISWSITVLAFGLQADNYGRSQRETSANFGSVDHHSYGESITLYTVAARWDLSQQVRPCLWFLWTSTLASSSQPSLLQL from the exons ATGGCGGTGGGAAGAGGTGGGAGAAGCCTTATGGGACCATTGTTGGTCATAAACTTAGTAGTTTATTTAATTGTACTAGGACTCGCTGGCTGGTCACTTAACAAATACATTGATGGCGAACAGAATCATCCTC ATTTAGGTGGGAATCCATCGACAAGTTTTATGTTGATGTTTGCATTGATTGGGGGAGTGATGGGTGCTTCCTCTATGCTAGCTGGATTTGTTCATCTCCGAAAATGGACGTGTCACACTTTGGCTACTGCTGCTTCTTCAGCTATCATCTCTTGGTCCATTACTGTTCTTGCTTTTGG TTTGCAAGCAGATAATTATGGGAGGTCACAGAGGGAAACGTCTG CAAACTTTGGAAGCGTTGATCACCATAGCTATGGTGAGTCAATTACTCTATATACTGTTGCTGCACGCTGGGATCTTTCGCAGCAGGTACGGCCCTGTTTATGGTTCCTATGGACCTCAACACTAGCTTCCTCAAGTCAGCCTTCGTTGCTCCAGCTCTGA
- the LOC129873143 gene encoding ultraviolet-B receptor UVR8-like has protein sequence MASRTAVIAWGSGEDGQLGIGNNEEKEWVCSIKALKSEKVSSLVAGSRNSLAICEDGKLFTWGWNQRGTLGHPPETKTENIPSQVKALANVKIAQAAIGGWHCLAVDDQGKAYAWGGNEYGQCGEEPERKDDTGRPIKRDIVIPKRCATKLSVHQVAAGGTHSVVLTREGQVWTWGQPWPPGDIKQISTPVRVQGLASVRLIAVGAFHNLALLDDGVLMAWGNNEYGQLGTGDTQPRSQPIAVQGLSGLTLVDIAAGGWHSAALTDEGEVYGWGRGEHGRLGFGDDKSSKMVPQTVQLLAGENIVQVSCGGTHSVALTHDGRMFSFGRGDHGRLGYGRKVTTGHPSEVPINIPPPSEVSSAEGGRWCAKLVACGGRHTMASVEWQAFESD, from the exons ATGGCTTCCAGAACCGCCGTCATCGCTTG GGGCTCTGGAGAAGATGGTCAATTGGGTATTGGAAACAATGAAGAGAAAGAATGGGTTTGTTCAATTAAAGCTCTAAAATCCGAAAAAGTTTCTTCCCTTGTTGCCGGGAGTAGAAACTCTCTTGCTATTTGTGAAGATGGCAAA TTATTTACGTGGGGTTGGAATCAAAGAGGGACCTTGGGACACCCACCTGAGACCAAAACTGAGAACATTCCTAGTCAGGTTAAAGCTCTTGCCAATGTGAAAATTGCTCAG GCAGCGATTGGTGGCTGGCATTGTTTGGCGGTAGATGATCAAGGCAAGGCTTATGCTTGGG GTGGTAACGAGTATGGGCAATGTGGTGAAGAACCGGAAAGGAAAGATGACACTGGAAGGCCtataaagagagatattgtgATCCCTAAGCGCTGTGCCACTAAGCTTTCTGTTCATCAG GTAGCTGCTGGTGGTACACACTCTGTTGTTCTTACAAGGGAAGGACAAGTATGGACATGGGGTCAACCATGGCCTCCTGGTGACAT AAAGCAAATTTCTACTCCTGTCCGTGTACAAGGTCTTGCAAGTGTGAGATTGATTGCAGTAGGGGCCTTTCATAACTTGGCTCTTCTTGACGACGGAGTTCTAATGGCATGGGGTAATAACGAGTATGGGCAACTTGGAACTGGGGATACCCAGCCAAGATCACAACCCATTGCCGTTCAAGGGCTATCTGGTCTCACTTTG GTTGATATCGCAGCTGGAGGATGGCATTCTGCAGCTTTGACAGATGAGGGAGAG GTTTATGGCTGGGGAAGAGGGGAACATGGTAGACTTGGATTTGGGGATGACAAGAGTAGTAAAATGGTGCCGCAAACGGTTCAACTTTTAGCTGGGGAGAACATTGTTCAG GTTTCATGTGGGGGCACACACTCTGTTGCATTAACGCATGATGGTCGAATGTTTTCT TTTGGACGGGGAGACCATGGACGACTAGGATATGGTAGAAAGGTGACAACTGGTCATCCATCGGAAGTTCCAATAAATATTCCGCCCCCAAGTGAAGTCAGCAGCGCTGAAGGAGGACGTTGGTGCGCTAAACTCGTTGCTTGTGGTGGCCGCCATACTATGGCTAGTGTAGAGTGGCAGGCATTTGAGTCTGATTAG